The genomic DNA ATACTCTCTATAAAGAGCATTTAAAATATCTGTTTAACTCTCCATAGAGATTTCATGGCAGACTATCTTATGTTTTCTTGTTGTAGCTCTTTTTTCTATTGATTTAATACGTTTTAGTATCTATAATTATAAATAAAACTCTCTATAGAGAATTAGAAGGTTAACTATGAATAATATTGACTTAGGAAAACGTATAAAAGAGCTAAGAAAACAATCTGGTTTATCTACAACAAAATTATCAAATTTAACAGGTATTTCATCAGGATATATAAGCGAACTCGAAAATAATTTAAAGTCTCCCTCAGCTGAGATACTATTAAAAATTATTGATGCCTTAAATATAACTGTTGCTAGCTTTTTTTATGAATTTCCTTCTGAACCTTTATCTAGTGATCTAAAAGAACTTGTCACTGCAGCCAAGGATTTAAGTTCAGAAAATCTTGAACTTATCTTAAAATTAATTAAAAAATTGAAATAAACTTCTTATTCAAAAAGGTCTTCAACGCTTAAATTCAACACCTTTGCTACTCTTAATGCAACTTCTATTGAAGGATTCTTTAATCCATTCTCGATCAATGTATAGAAGCTTCTTGATATCTTTGACTGTTTTGCAACCTCCTGATGTGTCAGCTTTAACTTTAACCTTGCTTCAAACATTCTGTTTCGCATAATATTTCTCCTTGGATACTATTGGTAACAACCTTAGAAAATCATACATTATAAAATAAATTTTGGACAGGACCATCTTTTTGGGCCCTCAATAATTTTAGGGACCATTTTTTTGGACCCCCCATGGGGTATATAAGAGAATTTTTGACAAAAAAATAATGGCTTTTAGCCATTCCTTTTATCGGGAATATGGGGTTTATAATCCCTTTCTTTTAACCTTTTGGACAGCTTCTTTGCTACTTTTTACCCCAAGCTTTGCAAGAATCTGTTTAATTTGCTTTTTCAAAGTACTCTCCGATTTATTTAGCTTTTCTTGTATTTGCTCCCTGGTATATCCCTTCTCAATTAGCGCAAATACTTCTTTCTCAGTAAAATTCAAATCTTTTATCTGTTCTTGTTCTTTGAGTCTGGCATAGTCTTTTAGAATTACTTCGAAGGCACTCCCTGTTTTATGAGTCTTTCGTATCACATCTGGAATATCATAATAATCATCTTTAGTTATATAATTTACTGCGCCGGCTATAAACGAATCCCTGATAATATCTTCATCTTTGAATGATGTAAGCATTATAATTTTAACCGTTTTGCCCTCAAGGATCTCCTGAGCTGCCAATATTCCATCACACTTGTTTTCTTGCAAGTTTATATCCATAATTATTATATCCACATCAGTATCCTTACTTAACAAAACAGCCTCCGTTCTGCTCATAGCTGTAAACACTATTACAAAATCATCTTGTTTGCCCAGGTAACTTACTAGTCCCTGAAGCCATTTGATATCATCTTCGATAATAGCTATTTTTATTTTGTCCATTATATCACCTCCGCGATGCCAGGAGATAAAATAACTTTCTGATCAGGAAATCCAATAAGTACTCTTGTACCCACTCCCTCACCACTCTGTATATCCAAGGTTCCTCCATGCTTCGTAATAACATTATAACAGTAAGATAAACCTAATCCAAAGTTAAGGGTATGTTTTTTAGTTGTAAAAAACGGCTCAAAAATATGAGATAAGTCTTCCTTGGATATTCCATGCCCATTATCTGTTATTGATAAACAAAGTTCTTTTTTTCCCTTAAAACAGTCAATTTTTAGTTCTCCAATACCTGGCTCTATTGCCTCTATAGCATTTTTAAAAATATTATTAAGTACTTCAATAAAATGTACTTCATCACACTTTATAATAACATCATTCAAATGACACATAAATATTTTAACATCTTTCCTGTCTGCAATTGGCTTGATTACATCAATGGAACTCTTTACAATAACCCCTAAGTTATTTTCTTTCTCGTCAATAATTATGTCTTCCATTTGCTCACGGATCCTTTTGACCATTTCGTGTAAATGGGTTGCTGCGCTCGATATTATTTCAAGGTTTTTATTGACATCATCAATATCGATATTCTCTTTATTAATTGACATTTTAGCATTATCGCAGCAAATAGAGATTACATTAACCTCATTTTTTATCGTATGATTCAATATTCTGGTTCCGGATGTAATAGCTTTTATCGTGCTATCCAAGCGCAGCTTTTCAAACTTTAGTTTAACTCCCATAACACCATAATTTGCTGCGAAATACAGGAAGCCTAAGAACTGTATCGGCATTAGTATAATAAAGAATCTCCATGCATTATCTATTCCTAGAGCTCTCGCAATCACATTTGCCACAGCCGCATAACTAATAAGAGGAGCCGCCACTAATGTAGTTAGCAGTTTATACTTTTTTACTGGAGGAGATTTTTCTTTAACGTAGGAGTAAATAAGGAAAAAAGCACCTACAAACATATAAGGAGCCGCCCATATTGACAAATACCTGAAATGCATCATAACCTCATGCGGACTTCTCAAGTAATTGCTTTCGACAGGCAGTAATATCCAACTTAGCAGTGACGGTATAGCTAGCAATAAGTAAAGTTGAATCTTACGGTTCTTGGGTACTATATTCGCAAAGCTCAAACCGTACATAAGTATAAAATAAGGACCTATATTATGGCCTATATTTGTCATAATAGCATCCGTAGTCCACATTATCTTTATTACGCTATCTGAAATATGATAATTATTCACTAAAAATTCTATTATATTTTCGTGCCAAAAGGTCGAGAACGTAGCAAGACCTGTTACGAAAGTAACTGCTGCGCACCATCTCGTAGATTCTGTTTTGTAGTCTTTTACAATGATGATTGTCCCTAGTAGCCATAAAAGCAAAGCGACTATTATAATCACCCTTCTATCCCCCTCAAAAATTTCATTGTGTTATCTCTTATCTTTTTCTTTAGAAGTACTATCCCAGAGTGCCCGCAGTCATAAACGTACCTTTGCGGTCTCCCCCATGCCTCCCATAATTTATTTGTATCCGGAGGCAAAACATATTCATCATATCTTCCTGAAACAAGCAAGATTTTATTTTTATCGATTATTGGCTTACTTAAGCTCGGATTAATTATTTTCCAGCAATCACTCAATTGCTCCTCATAAAATTTGTTATTTACAAAATCTCTTTTTATGTATTTACCTGAAGTCGCATGAAATATTGTATAAGCCAAATCATTAGCATAAAACAATGATGCCAGGGCATCGACATCTTCATGCTCGCAAACAAGATTAGAAACTAACCCTCCAAGACTAAGACCTATTATATATACAGTTTCCTTCTTAATATCTTTTATGTATCTTATTAATGCTCTTATATCGCTCACAGCTTGCTTGAATGCATTTAAAGTTCGTATTGTATTCGCTGTCAGAAAATACTCTCCATTATAGGCGGATTCTTGTGGTGCTCTTTCTAGATGATATGGCAGAACATAACTATAAGCATTGAATCCTTCCTGCATAATGCCCTCTTTAAATATATTATCGAGCTTATTTAATTTGGATCTCCAGCCGTGAATCATTATAATGTTTACCGGTTTTTTCGTATTTTTTGTGGCGTAGTAGAAAACAGCATCTTTTCCGTCACCATCAACCTGGCTCGAAAAACTTATTGTTCCATACTCATAGTTATCGCTTGAATCGCTTTTCTCAAATTTTAATTCTGGAATATCTGGCCTAGCATAAAAGTCTATATTTACCTTCGATATCTCGCTTTTATCGTAATAAAATTGATCTTTTTTTGTATAATTTTTGTGTAAATCATACAGACCATAACGGTCTGCAATTTTTGCCATTAATTCAATCATTACTTTTCCTCCATGATCAAAAGTCATCGTAAATCCATCTTGTCTATAGTACAATCATATAAAATAATGTAGTGAACAACTACTTCTAACAATATTTCTCATTTAATACTAACCTTTTGATAATGCTGTGTCAATTCGACATTATTTTTGATTCTTATAACATCATAATTAAAAATGCAAGGGTGAAATCTCTAATTGATTCAAACCTTTAACTTAAAAATCCTATATTACATAAAAATGGACAAATCTCTAAAAAATTAGTATAATATAATAGTACATATTAAAAATATACCATTAAATCCTATGGTAGGGAAAGTGTGGTTTCATTTTCTTTGTTTTGTGACGTACTAAGCTCTAAACTCTCTAAATGAGCAATAGAGTTTAGAGCTTAGTACGTCACAAAACTAGGAGGTGAAAAATGTGGTTGTTTTGTCAGTACTTCAGGCTCTATATTACTTTGTCGGCATAATATGTAGCATAATAGTAATATACGAAAAAACGGCCCCATTCCACAAAGGCCGCATTTCTTAAACAAGGTGGAAGTATCCGAAAGGATACTTCCTATTATATTTATAATATACTTCTTGTAATATTATACCCACAAATTCATTTATTTAACTATTTATACCTTTATTATATCACTATATAGTTATATATACAATATTTATCTATATGCAAAGTTACCACTAATCTGTTGTAACCTTTCGTCTAACTATCCCATAAATCTATTTGTGCATGCTCTTCTAGTTCATCCTCATAACACAAGCGGTGTAATTCCATTTCACCACGTTTGAATTTTACAGTATATGCATTTTTGTTATCTTTATAATTTTCATAGCAAAAGACAACCTGACTTTCATAATTTTTATACATAACTCTTTGTCCAGGCTTAAACTTCATATTTTATCTGATCCTGAGTTGCTACCAAAACACCTCGGATTATTCCTCCTTATTTTTTAGTCCTTCCAAGTATTTTTCTATGTCTTCAGGAGTCGGCTTCTTATTTAAAATTTTCTCGATGAGGCTTCTCTTCTGTAAAGCCAAATACTCAGCCTTTTTATACATCATATTGACTTTAGATATTTCAAGTTTAACATTAATTTTATTTTTCTCTCTTTCACTTTGCAACTCGTCTTTTAGATCTGATATGTTCTTCTCAAGCTTGCTAATATTGCTCTGTACTTCTTCATAAAATTTAGCATTCTCTAGTAATAATGGAGATTGTTTCTTCAACTTTATTCCGGACTCATCTTTTTCAAACAATGTTGAAAACATTTCAAGCAACATTCTATTTTGATTCTCTAAGTATATATTTTTTTCTCTAATTTCATTTATGCTATTCATTATTTCATCATTTTGATTAAAAGGCATAACTTTAGAATTATTCGACTTACCAGCACAAATATTAGCTATATGATTCAAACTCAACTTCAATTCCTTTTGAACCATATATACTAGCCTAACCCTATATACAGCCTCAGCATCAAGAATATGAAATTTTCCTTCCCTACTTGCATTAATATACATTGGTAGTTCAAAACTATCCCTTCCATTGAGCCAACCTCTGAGGGTCCCTTCATTAGCATATGTAATTGCAGCTGCATCTTGAGGTCTATAGTTAAGACCAAATTTAAGCTTTTCATTCATTTCAGGGGTAATAATCTTATTAGCCAAGTCTGCTCTCTCAAGCATTTTATATAAAACATCATTCTTAAATAAGATTTCTAATCTGGAAATATCATCAGCACCTTGTAAATCTGAGCTGACTATTTGATCAACAATTTCTACATTCTCATCTAAATTATCACTCATTTTTATTCCCCTTTTCTTTTGTAATTGCCCAAATTACTATATCGAGTGTTAGTATCGGAAATTTGCGCAAACGTTATAACTCTGGAAATTTGCATTTAACTATAAGCTCTCGCACAGTATCGCAAAATTTTATAGTTAAATTATCTCTTAACAATTCAAATAAATCAATATTTTTTGTGCTAAATTCAAATTTCGAGCATTACAATCAATATTTTACAAGCTAAGGTGTAAAAATAGTAAGTAATTAATGGATTCCATTAACTCATTCGTATTCATCAATATAATTTTAATGGAAATCATTAAAATTATATTGATTTTTCATTAATTCTATTGTATACTTATAATAAATTAATGATCCTTTAGTATTAAATTAATGAATTTTTAAGGAGGCGGTTGGTTTGGTTATAGGTTTTGATTTAGGAAATAGATATGCAAAGGTTTTTGGAGAAGACTATAAAGATGAGTTATTTGTTGCCTGGAGAGAAGTGTCTGAGGAAGAATACAATTCGACAGAAGGAGTTGATGGTATTGCAAAAGTTAAATACAATAGCAGATTTTATCTAGTTGGTAACGTAGGTAATACTGGTATAAACATGAGAAACAAAGGAGCTATTGAGGTTAGAGATCAGTCAAATTTTATAAAACTCGTCATGATATCAAAATATCTTAAAACTCTTGGAAAAACCGATGATCTTGATTGTAAAATTGTAACCGGAACACCTTATGATGATTATGATAAAACACGTCATGATTATTGTTCTCTAATGCTTTCAAAAGATGCAGAACTTATAGAGCTGGATGGAGTTGAATATAAAATTAAGGTTACTGATATTGATGTCACCAAACAGGGAGCATGTGTTATTTTGACCTTACCTGACAGGAAATCTGCGAATTACTTGATTTGGGATTTTGGTGGTGAAACCTTAGACCTTAGCTACTTTGAGAATGGTATACGAATTAAAGGTAAAACAATTGATTTTTCATTAAATAGAATATTTGCTGATTTAGGCAAAGATTTGAACCAATATATTGATGTGGATAGGCCATCACTCTTAGATGCAAGATTTCAAAAAAGCATAGAGAATCTCATACTAACTGGAAGGTATAAGAATACAACTGTTATAAAAATTGAAGATGAGGTAGTTGAATTAGGGAATTATGTTCACTCATATCTTCAAGAAAGATCGGATAAAGTCATTTCTGATGCAATAAACGAACTAGATCTTAATAAAACAAGCTTGAGTAACCTGATAAACATTTTTGTAGGCGGAGGCTCTAAACTCCTCGAAAAAGAACTATTAAAGAATACTTTACTTAATAACAAAAGGATTCAGGAAGAACCAGAATTTTCAAATGCAAGAGCATACTATAAAATTGGGAAATCGAGATGGATGTGATCTGAATGGGAAAGATAAAAAATGTTAATATACAGCTAGATCATGATAAAAACCGTGAAAAAAAAATTATAGACCTATTGGAAAATGTCAAGAAAGAAGATGGCATAAGCCATAAAGAATATATTATTTCGGCATTAGAGAATAGAAATGACATTTTATTAAGAGAACTACAGGAGATTAAGCAATTACTACTTTTATTTACATCATCGCAAAAGCCAGAACTGCACCAAAGTTCTAAAGGTCATATAAAAAAAATTAGTGCTTTAGATGATGACATTTCTAAAGATGATATAAATTTTTAAGTTCACACTTTTTGATATTCCAAAAACTCAGTGAGGGACCTTTAAAAAGATGACTAAATTCTTGTATCAAGACGGTTTAGATTTGAACCGTCTTTTTTATTTTTTACTCATTGATCATTGATAAGGTTTAGTCCTTATCAATCTCAAATAGAATATATGGATCCACGTTATATAACCTTGCCATTTTTAACCCTGTTATAATGTTAGTAATAGACTTACCTTTTTCTATTTTCTGGTACTGACTTAGTGTTATATCTAAAGCTCTAGCTACTTCTTCCTGTGTTAGATTGCTTCGATTTCTATATTCTTTTATTATCATATTATCATCTCCCCAATTGCATTATATTAAAGTTTACATATAAATTTAAGTTAATTTTATGAGGTGTATTTTTATCTATTTATTATTATCTATTTACTATTTTATATGTAATATTGTTTGTTTTGCGAATTGTGAGAAAGGTCTATGATTTTATTTTCGGAACTTTGACTTTCAAGCATTGCGGAACTTAGGAATTGTGGGAAATTAAATGGCAAACGGGGCTGCTGCAAAACATCAAATCTCACATCATATTGTTCAGTTATGAAAAATTTAAGTACAATATGTATGTAATAAAATATCTTGCAGCAGCCCACGTTATTCTTATAACCAAAAGTGTTTTTCAAAAACGGATGAGTTAATATATACAAAGATAGCAAATGTTAAAAAGGTTGATATTTCAAGCATTATATTACCTATTGTACCTCCTATGAACACTCCTAAATTAGCCAATAAAGATAAGAAAAGACAACCAAATATTATAATATAACCTTCAAACATAATAATATACCTCCTATTATACAACGAATGAACTGAAGGAACTTTCTAATTCCTGAGATAAGGTGATAAGGTCATCAGACTTTTCAACCAAATGTTTATTCATGTTGACTTGGTCATTTTTTGCATCGATTATATTATCAACATTAGTAAGTATATCATTAGAGTCGGTATGTATTGTATTAATTGAGTTTACTATATCCAAACTTGAAGTTTCAATGTTTATAATGAATTTTTTTAGAGAAAGTATAATGTTAAGGGTATTGTCATGAAAGATTGTATTCTGCTCAAAACTATCTATTACAGAGCCTATAGATTTTTTGCTGTCGTTTACAATATTCTGCAGCTCCAGAGCAGAACTTTTTGTATTTATTATTTCGTTTGATAGTTGATTGATAATTTTATCAATGCTATAAGCCGAATTCTTCGATATCTCGGATAGCTTCCGGATCTCTTCGGAAATCAAATTGAAACTTTTTCCGCTGCTTTGAGTATCTATTTTGGCGGATTCAATAGCTGCATTAATTGAAAGCAGCTTTGTTTGACTGGAAATTTCCGTTATAACTTTTGTTATTTTTGAAATTTCTGTTGAGGCATTTATAAGGCTACTAATATCGGATATTATCTTGTTTATTGAAAGAATTATTTTTTCAAAAGTGCCGTTTAAAGTATTTATAGAAGATTGGTTACTACTATTTATTTCTTTAGATTTACTTGTAACAGCATCTATAGAGGATAAGCTATCTTTTGCATCTTTAATAATATCTATAATACTTACAATATTATTTTTCTCGCTGCTAACCTCAAGTTGTAACTTTTGCATTAAGTCCCTTATAGTATCTATCATAGATGATAGTTCTTCAGATATAGCATAATTTTGTTGGCATGATGAGGATAATGATTGTGAACAGTCGCTAGAAGTTACAGAAGCCTTTTGAACGTGAAAAATTAAATTCTTAATACAATCTATCATGTCAGAAAAACTATCCGTTAAAAAACCTATTTCATCCTTACGATCATTTACTAAAGCTACATCAAGCCGCCCTTGTTTTGCCTTGTCCATAGCATTAACAAGTTTTTTTATACTATAAACAAGATCTCTTGATATTCCAAACGATAACAAAGCTCCCAGGAGCAGAGCTATTATACTATAAAACCAAATTTGTTTTTTAACCGCACTAATGGTTGAAACTATACTTTTAATCTCAGTATATGATACTAGTGACCATTTAAGAGGAATCCCTTTGATATCATCTATTGTTACATAGGTTACCAGATGTTCCGTCCCATTTATTTTACCTGTGAAATAATTATTCCTTTCTTCTTGAATTCGGTTATAAATCTCATTTGGTATAAGGCCAGTATCAATATTGTTTCCATCTTGGTCTCTGTTTTGAGGGTCAAAAACGATGTTTCTATTAGATCCTACCAACATATACTTGCCACCACTTGAAAGCTGCAATTCTTTAAGCACGTTATTAATGGCAGACTCATTTATGTAGAATATAATCGTTCCTACAGAATTATTTAGACTTGTAGGAGAATACATTTTTCTTACAAGAGTAATAACATGCCCATTTTCAGAATTAGCTTTTATTGTAGGAACTGTTTCTTCGTATGTATCTATCCATAAGGCATTTGCTTTGCTCTCAATGAATTTTTTCATAACTGGATATTCGAATACTGAAGGTTGTTTAATTTCAAAAGTGTGATTTCCTGAAGTGACAATTTGCCCTGAATTGGTTACTATACTTATATTAACTATATCGGTTTGTGTAAGCAAATTTCTGTCTATTGACTTTGCTATATCGTTTATAATACTGGCAGCAACTAACTGATCCTGTTCTTTATCTAAATTTGTTACAAGGTTAGTTATTTCATCATCTCTTGAAAGCGATAGTGAAAGCTTTTCAATTTCGGTTAAAACAACTTTTAGATTAATTTGAGTTTGCTTTATCATTTCATAAGTATTTTTACTTTCCTGATTAATCAAAGTACTTGAAATCGTGTTTAAAGATATGAAAATAACAAAAAGCATAGAAGTTATAATGATTGCGAATGATAAGTTAAGTTTTAAACCAATTCTTAAAGATTTGAATAAAGACTTTAATAAATACATAATATCCCACCTCTCTTAAGATAAAAAACCTATGATCATCCAATAAACCTCTATAAATGGGGATTAAGCTAGATATGCGTAACTTAAGATATGTTATAGATATATTATATCACAAAAACTTATTTAATTTCATATATTTTATTAGCGCTCAAAATTATTATCCTATATTGACTACTCACAAAATATATGTTAAATTATGAATGTGGTTAAAAATAACAATGAAAGGAGTAAGATACAGTTTGTGAAAACATACACATTTGAAGTTTTAAAGTTTGAGAATGAAGAAGTACAAAAAAAGGTTGCTACGATAATTTATGATTCAAATCTTCCGGAGGACAAAGTTTTACCTGAAGTTACAAATTTGTTTAATAATCCAGTAGTAGCTCTAAAGCTCATAAATATAAAGGAGAAAAAAGAAGCAGGAAGGCCTAAAGCAATAAATTTTAATGATGTACAAGAATATAAAAGTAGAGGATTCACTCAAGAAGAAATTGCTCGACAAATGAAGGTGAGTTTATCAACTGTAAGGCGCAATTGGGACATAAGAAAAAAATTGCATTAAAAATTAATGGTTGCCATACCTTTCAATGCTCGGAACATTGAAAGGCTATGCAGGTATCACTCTACCTACACAAGCGATTAACGCTAATAGCAACCAACTATAAGGATATCATAAAAATAGCCTCCTTAAAAGTTGGAATTTGTGTAGGGATAAAAGTTATACAAAAACAACTTATTTAGGAGGTCATTTTTATGCTGAAGAAAATGCTGCAGGAGCAGAAAGAAAAACTTTACTTGATTATACTTAAAAACAAAGAACTTTGTTGCGATGAAGTGTTAGCTCAGTCTCATGAAGTTGACAAACTTATAGCAAAAGAACAAAGGAGATTAAATAGCCATCAACCAGTAAAACGCAGGAAATGACAGAGGAATTTTAAAGACTCCTGGTGTTTTCTCCACCAGGAGTCTAAGAAAGGTAATACCTACAAAGAGGCATAACCCCAGTACATAACTATTATATAGAAAAATGCGCTGTTTGTATATAAGCATGTTTTCGTGCCCTTGGTAGGATAAAAAAATTTCGTGGAGGTATGAAGCATGGTTAAAATCATTATTAGTCGTGAGTTGGCTTTTAAACTTAATTCTAGCATATCATTAGACATTTTTATATCTAAACGTTTAGAAGGCTTTTTAGAAGGCTTAGAGTTCCTTGAAGAAATCTTAGATAAATTATGTATCACATCACCTAATGAAATCATTATTGAAATACCTGATATTAAAGCTTTAAAACTGAAAAAATACATTGAGTATAAGATACAATCTTTATCAAACACTTACAAACAGATATCCGTAATAGTTCCGGAAGAATTAGATGATAAATATAGGGCATTTGCAACATGTGAAACAGAAGAATTACAACGGTTTTATGAAAAACTATGTAGGACGACTGAAAATATAAACTAAAGGGAGGATTAAATATGTTTGGTTTTTTAAAGAGACATAAAAATAGATTAAATAAAGTAGAGTTGATACATTTTATATTTAATAAAATTGAAAGTATTTATTCGCTCAGCGATTATTACCAAATGGAAACCCGCCCCAAAACATATAATGTAAATACTGTAATAAGAAACGTGCCTGTTGTAGTTGAGAATGGGAAAGTTCTTGCGAGAGCTAGATATACAGGTATCCCGGATGGTATTGTTTATTTTGTTTTTCAATTATCCAACATTCAAAAAAACTATGTATCGAGCACTAACACAATAGATGTCATAATAAATGCTACAATAAAAAGCGGGAAGTGCACACATTATAAATTCGAATTGGTCCCAATGTATGAAAGGAGGGTTTTGCCATGTACATAATACTTAGTTTTTTAGGTGTTCTTTATCTTCTCGATCTGCTCAATAAAAACGCTTATAAACTTCTTCCCCCAATAAACATAAGCGACTTCTTTGTTCGTAAGCTTGCAATAAAAGAGATTACTTCTGTTAAAGATTATATCTTAGCATTGGTTAAAATATATATAGATCTGAAAAATATACGCAATATAAATGATGATGATATTAGCAAATTTGATGCAGCTGCACTAATAGAGCTGAAACAATTTATAAATAGTGATCTAAAAAAATATATTGAAAAACTGATGAGAAATAATATATATACCCTTGACAAGATTAATAGTCATATCCAATGTACACTAAGAACCGGTACCCTTGATTTTTATTTATCGCAGGATTATGGTTTTGTGGACTATTCGAGAATCAAATTTCAATCTTTTTCAGAGGATAGCCCTATTTTGGACCTTTCTACCAAATCCGTTTCCTACACATATAAAATAAAATCGAAACATATAAGATTCCTGAATCCAGATGTGAAAACGATTTGCGAAATACGAGAAATTCTTAAAACATTAAATATTAGCCAGAGTTTTAGCTTGCAGTCAGCATCGTAAATTCTGTCTGATTTTCTGTCTGAAGGTCTGTCTGACCATATTTCCCTTAAGGAATTTTCAATATTTTTTCTTCAGACAGAACACTTTCAGACAGAAATATTTAACCATATACGGAAAATCCGTATACGGCTATTAAACAAATTCAGGTGGTTATTGAAATATTTATATAATAAATATAAAATTAATTAAGTCAATTAAATTATAGTAAAGGAGGCATGAATTTACTAAAAAAGAACTTAGAGAGATATTTGAAAATAAAGAAGAACTTATGAATCTTGGACTTGATGAATGGATAGAAGAAGGATTGCTTGATATTCCAAAAAAATAAATGGAACGAGGAGTATTTATGCCAACGTGTAAGAAGTGTTTGAAACGAATAAGTTGGAGAAAGTCGGTAATGGGCAAAATGATTCCTATTGAAGAAGATAAGTATTTGACATGCATTTCTGATAAAGACGGTACTGAGGATATGAAAGATTAGAAAATTTTTCTGACCCAAGATATAATGTATTAGCGAGATGCGAAAATTTACATCTCGCTAATATAATTGTCGCATCTCGAAAAGTATTGATATAACTGTATTTAGCGAAATGCGAAAAGGGGATGCGTGCAAATATACTTCCAGCTATTTCCGTAATTAAAGGTTTAAAATTTTTATTCAATCAAAGCACCATTTCTAAAGATGGTAATATTTAACTGCAATACAATTGTATTATATTTGCCGAATTTTATCGATATATGTCGAAAAAATTTTCTAAGGTTGTTAAAGTGCAGTGCAATAATTTTTTACACCTAAAATTACCAAATAAGAGTTCGACATAGTAAGCTAAAATAAAAGTAATTTTCGAAAAGTGAATTTCGCAATACGCCCCTTCCTATTGGATAAAGATTAGTAAAATATATTACAATTCGCAATGATAATAGACACACTATCGATAATGATATCGCAATCCAATACAATCGCCAATAATCGTCTCTCATTTCGATTAAATCAGTTTCATCAATTTTTCTAATTGTCTTCAATAAATCTGCGAAGGTACTGAGCAGCAGCACACTAAGGTTTAATTTTTTTCGATAATGTGATGGCTGCCGAAGAAAACAAGTATTTCTTAATCGAAATTGATTAATTGCAATCCGGCAGCACATAAAGCGGTTAATCAATTTATAATTATCGATCCGCCGAATCTCTACAATAAACGCGTATGT from Acetivibrio cellulolyticus CD2 includes the following:
- a CDS encoding helix-turn-helix domain-containing protein, with translation MNNIDLGKRIKELRKQSGLSTTKLSNLTGISSGYISELENNLKSPSAEILLKIIDALNITVASFFYEFPSEPLSSDLKELVTAAKDLSSENLELILKLIKKLK
- a CDS encoding helix-turn-helix transcriptional regulator, translating into MRNRMFEARLKLKLTHQEVAKQSKISRSFYTLIENGLKNPSIEVALRVAKVLNLSVEDLFE
- a CDS encoding response regulator transcription factor, which produces MDKIKIAIIEDDIKWLQGLVSYLGKQDDFVIVFTAMSRTEAVLLSKDTDVDIIIMDINLQENKCDGILAAQEILEGKTVKIIMLTSFKDEDIIRDSFIAGAVNYITKDDYYDIPDVIRKTHKTGSAFEVILKDYARLKEQEQIKDLNFTEKEVFALIEKGYTREQIQEKLNKSESTLKKQIKQILAKLGVKSSKEAVQKVKRKGL
- a CDS encoding sensor histidine kinase; this encodes MIIIVALLLWLLGTIIIVKDYKTESTRWCAAVTFVTGLATFSTFWHENIIEFLVNNYHISDSVIKIMWTTDAIMTNIGHNIGPYFILMYGLSFANIVPKNRKIQLYLLLAIPSLLSWILLPVESNYLRSPHEVMMHFRYLSIWAAPYMFVGAFFLIYSYVKEKSPPVKKYKLLTTLVAAPLISYAAVANVIARALGIDNAWRFFIILMPIQFLGFLYFAANYGVMGVKLKFEKLRLDSTIKAITSGTRILNHTIKNEVNVISICCDNAKMSINKENIDIDDVNKNLEIISSAATHLHEMVKRIREQMEDIIIDEKENNLGVIVKSSIDVIKPIADRKDVKIFMCHLNDVIIKCDEVHFIEVLNNIFKNAIEAIEPGIGELKIDCFKGKKELCLSITDNGHGISKEDLSHIFEPFFTTKKHTLNFGLGLSYCYNVITKHGGTLDIQSGEGVGTRVLIGFPDQKVILSPGIAEVI
- a CDS encoding alpha/beta fold hydrolase; translation: MIELMAKIADRYGLYDLHKNYTKKDQFYYDKSEISKVNIDFYARPDIPELKFEKSDSSDNYEYGTISFSSQVDGDGKDAVFYYATKNTKKPVNIIMIHGWRSKLNKLDNIFKEGIMQEGFNAYSYVLPYHLERAPQESAYNGEYFLTANTIRTLNAFKQAVSDIRALIRYIKDIKKETVYIIGLSLGGLVSNLVCEHEDVDALASLFYANDLAYTIFHATSGKYIKRDFVNNKFYEEQLSDCWKIINPSLSKPIIDKNKILLVSGRYDEYVLPPDTNKLWEAWGRPQRYVYDCGHSGIVLLKKKIRDNTMKFLRGIEG
- a CDS encoding ParM/StbA family protein; its protein translation is MVIGFDLGNRYAKVFGEDYKDELFVAWREVSEEEYNSTEGVDGIAKVKYNSRFYLVGNVGNTGINMRNKGAIEVRDQSNFIKLVMISKYLKTLGKTDDLDCKIVTGTPYDDYDKTRHDYCSLMLSKDAELIELDGVEYKIKVTDIDVTKQGACVILTLPDRKSANYLIWDFGGETLDLSYFENGIRIKGKTIDFSLNRIFADLGKDLNQYIDVDRPSLLDARFQKSIENLILTGRYKNTTVIKIEDEVVELGNYVHSYLQERSDKVISDAINELDLNKTSLSNLINIFVGGGSKLLEKELLKNTLLNNKRIQEEPEFSNARAYYKIGKSRWM
- a CDS encoding helix-turn-helix transcriptional regulator is translated as MIIKEYRNRSNLTQEEVARALDITLSQYQKIEKGKSITNIITGLKMARLYNVDPYILFEIDKD